ATGTGGTGCGTGTTCAAAACACCACATAGTGCTGTATGGGAATTGGGGTGCCTGTTTGGTTTTGGATTAATTTacttatacagacacacaccttttCTCTCATTTTAATACCTGCATGTTGTAACACTTATCTAAGCTTACACATATGGCATGTTAACTGTTGAACACTGACAGCTGTTTTGGAGATTTGGTTGCTCTATTTTGATTGATAGTGAGGTTTAGTGTTTCTACAGTCGACAGTTTGGGGACAGTTGTATCCTTCAGCACTGAGCCTCTGTTGTCCTGCCTTCTGTCTGCTCTCCCAGAACAACAATAATCTGGATAtatgctgccacctgctggctcAGGAGAGTAACAGGTACCTGTATGGGGAGTACCACAGCCCGGAGGAGGTCCGTTTGAGCCGGAACCACATGCTGCACATCCAGCTGGACTACCCTCCCCCCTCGGAGGGCAAGTCCAATGGCGGGGGCCGGTCGCTGGTGCATAGCTCCAGTGACGGTCATATTGAGCCCCAGCGGGCCGGCTTCTCCGAGCCCCTCTCGGCTCCGGCCAACATTGCTCCGTTGCTGGGGTACAACCCCTTCTTTATGAACGACCACGCGGGGCGCTCTGCCAGCACCCCCACTCCGCCTCCAATGGCGGGAATGTCTCCGACCTACGCCCCCGTCCCCCGCTACACGATGAACCCCATCACGGTCAGCCTCCCACAGAACCTGCCCACTGCCTTGCAAATCCCCGCCAGTCACTACAGCAGCAGTGGTGGCAGCGCCCTCTACACCCGGCCCTCGCCCTCTCAGAGCCCTCAGCCCTCCCCCTGGCCGTCGTCCGGGCAACCTGGGTATCAAGCCTCGCCCTATAACACGCCCACCTACCATTCTCCCTACAGCTCTCCCCAACACCACGTCCAGCCCCAACACCAGCCCCAACACCAGGTCCAGCCCCAACACCAGGTCCAGCCCCAACACCAGGTCCAGCCCCAACACCAGGTCCAGCCCCAACACCAGCCCCAGCAGACTCATGTGTTTCTGCCCATCAGCCCACCCACCCCAGCCAGCATGCCCTACCAGTCACAGCAGATCTATCGGCCTTACCTGCCAAAGAGCACCCTGAAGAACCAGATCGAGATAACCCTGGAGGGCCTGCCGCCTCGCAGTAACTCCCCTGTCCACTGTCCCCAGGGCCAGTCGCTGTACCTGACCAGCAGCCCCTCCCCCAGCTCACCGCAGCGGGCCCTCAGTCTGAGCGGCGGGGGGCCCAACACCTTCCACCCCGGGGTCTATATGCACCCGGGCCCCGCGAGGCCAAGACCCGCCTCCTCGCCGCAGCCGGGCAGCCAGCCGGGCTACACCGTCAAGATCAAAGTGTCCCCGGGTCAGGCCCTGCAGCAGAGGCCCCCCTCCGGCTCCCCTCCTGTGTCCTCTCCTCCTGAGTCTCTGCTCAACATGGTGGATCAGGGGGAGCAACATGCACTGGCCCCGGCCCCCATCCTGCCCATCTCTGCCCTGCCCGCCAACATCTCCTGCAACATCACCAACCGCATGCCGCGCCGGTCCAGCTCGGGTTCTGACGACTATGCTTACACCCAAGGTAGGCCACACAGATGTAGGCCACAGTATGCAGTAaaccttcagaaagtattcagaccctttcgcTTTCTTCACATTTGGTTGTGTTATATATTTtccattaatctacacacaataccccaagatgacaaagcaaaaataggTTTTTAGgaatgtgccaatttattgtAAATACATGAGGCATTCCAATCCCTgcagctgagaagcatccccattaCATGATGCTCCCATGAAGAGTGGGCCTTGTTTTCGCCTGACGTaacacttggcattcaggcttaATAGTaaaattttggtctcatcagacccgAGAATCTTTTTTGTTGTCATGCTCCAAAGTTCTTCAGATGACATATCATttcttttactcaggagtgtcTTCCTTCTAGCCACGACCATAAAGGCctgagtgatggagtgctgcacaGATGCTTctctttctggcaggttctcccatctctgtagAGAAACTCAGAAGCTGTGTTATATTGGGTTCTGATCACCccccctgaccaaggcccttcttgcctgtTTAATTAGTTTGGGCACTTTAGGAAGTGTGTTGCAGATCTGGGCCCCACAATTCTATGTTAGAGCTCCTGGGCTTGATTGCTTGGTATTtgttctgacatgcactgtgaagtgtgacACCTTATGCAAAAGGTTTTGGGGCCCTATGATTTCGGATGCGGAAACGCAGAATTTAGTAATAAAAATGGAATCAACTTTAAAACGTGGAATATTGCAGAATTTTCCATAATGTGGTggaaattgatttaaaaaaataatcaaaagtaaactaaatttTTTCATAATTGTAAAATGACAGACAAATAGGCCAAGAGAAATCATTCTGTTTCcgattgttttttttggggggggatcGGTCTTACCTCACAACTTGGCTGTCACTTCGAGGAAGAGAAGTCGtcgtcaaaaaaaaaaacatcgaCCCTAACAGCCGAATTCATAGATGAACCctaacaagtagcctacctcgtaGCGTAGCTATCTATCTTTAATCGTAGCTAGGTTGTCGGGTTTTCAACTAGTaagctattcgaatctcagattcaaataAAGAATTTAGTAGATAAGCGATCTTAGTGAACACGTTACCTATCCCTAAATATGTAGCTAGAGGTTGTCACATGGAAGCACTTACCGAAGTCTTcgtcattgaccctgtaattcttccttcataaaTGCAGCAGTTAATCAAAAACATCAGACCAATGGCAAACGTCAATGGGtctaacttaatattaaggaacccccgCATTAAGTAATGCCCCTAACCTGCGGTCTGCCGATATACGCTCCTCCGTGTTATCGACCAATGGTCGACAACCAACATATAAACAGCCTATTAATATTCAGTtgaaatagcctacatttacatTCTGCAATGTGATTTATAGGCATGCAAATTGTGATACTCCAAACGATGAGCTATCGTGGTGAAATATAGCGATGCATCACGTCAGCCGCTGCCTGCCTCTCCCTCAAGCTAACCATCCCTGTGTGTATATAGTGTGTTTTTACCcttgaaatgtaaatgactTATTGCAATGTTGTGTTTCATCATTACAAATGTACTGTTatattaaataattgaaattgTATTCATTCACATAGTTAGACACACTTTCTGATGATACAATTATTGTAAATTGCAAAACACagaattaagaaaaatgtaaatggaaaaaagattttagggaaaaatgaaatggaattctggaaaaaataaaatggatttCATAGGTCCCTAATAAAGGCTGCCGtttttaaataatgtccaatcaatttaatCCACCACAGGTTAGGGTTAAATTGTTCTAGAGACTCAGGGATGATCAAAAGACATAGGGATGAATCCAAGCTCAATTTGAGTTTCCTGtccatgtttttcattttcatttcattttctaaaatgtatttcactatCATTGTGTGGGTGGGTAGGTGCACAGAATCCCAGATGTATGCATGTTCTGCATGTCTCCCCATGTATTTGCTGGTCCTGTTCCATGTGTTTGAAGTGTTCCCACTGTGACCTTCAGCTCTCCTGCTGCACCAGAGGGCTCGTATGGAACGTCTGATGAAGGAGCTGCTCATGGAGAGGCAGAAGCTGGAGCAGCTCAAGGCAGACGTCAACGACAAGGAGTACGACGCTCTGCAGCGACGCTTCAGACGGGTCAACAGTACCAGCCTCATCCCCAAGGTAAGAGATGTACTGAAAGAGGAGCGCACAGCCTCATCCCCAGGGGAAGAGGCCCACTGAAAGAGGAGCGTACGGCCTCATCCCCAGGGGAAGAGACCCACTGAAAGAGGAGCGCACGGCCTCATCCCCAGGGGAAGAGGCCCACTGAAAGAGGAGCGCACGGCCTCATCCCCAGGGGAACAGGCCTACTGAAAGAGGGGCATACGGTCTCATCCTCAGGGTAAAAGGCCTACTGAAAGAGGAGCACACGGCCTCATCCCCAGGGGAACAGGCCTACTGAAAGAGGAGCACACAGCCTGGGATGACATAGGAACTGAACATTGTACTTAGTCACTAGCTACATTTATAACTGTTAAAGAGACAGACTGCGCAAACAAACAGTTTGATTGTTTAAAGATAGAGGGAAATATAGTGTGTGCTGAAAGTCAAACTCTTAGGCGAAATAGTAAATGTGCCATATATGTTGTCCAGTCCTACTAGGGATGGTAAATCAATGCAGGGTATTGATTTGGTTGAAATCTTATATTGGGTTTATTGTCATTTAATCCAAACCGCTGGTGTTTCCTGTTCCAGCCTGAAGAGATGACCCGATTGCGGAGTCTGAACCGACAGCTTCAGATTGATATCGACTGCACCCTGAAGGAGACAGATTTACTGCAGTCTAGaggtacgcacgcacgcacgcgcacgcacgcacgcgcacacaccatCACCTGAGGAAACCATCTTTTGAAGATTGTGTACAGGAGCCCATAATCAGGATCAAACATCAGTTGCTGTATGTGTTATCATTTCAACAGGGAGGTTTGATCCAAAAGCCGAGAACAGCTTTTATAAGGACATTCAGCCCGGTCCAGGGATTCCACCCAAGGTGGTACAGAAAGGTGAGACGTATCCTGTAACCTGTCACTGTTAACGAACTTCACTTAAAGGGGAAATATTAGAATGAagtgtacattttttaaataattttataagtattattataaTCAATTGATCATCCCTTAATTCGTGAAGAACAAAACATCTTAATGTGTGATGATCTGACTGTCATGCTCCATCAGTTACCCAAAATATGAGTTTTGTCGCTGGCATCATTCATAGTGATACTGAACGCAGAAGCTCCCTTGTGAAACAGTTCAGTCTTGCCTCACAAGGTCATCATTGAAAACGACAGTTGGCTCTGTcggcttacctggttaaataaaggtataTCAAATAAATCAATAGTGCAGTAACAGTGGTCGTTTGCCTGACTGGTCATCCAAGACTCCCTGGCGTCTGGtgaccttggctcttgtttacAAAAACCCGTTGGCATGGAAACAAGCATAGTGGAAAATCCTGTGTTCGGTATCAGGACGCTCACGGTCCCAAGCAACACATTAACATGAGCTCTAGGAAAGTAGTCTGGCCTTCTCGTTTTTATTAAACCAACTTATCTAGAGTGTTTCTAGAGTCTTCCCTATAAAAGCAAACTATATTTGTTTCTTGTTATGATGCAAAGACTTTACGCAGGGAAAGTTACAGCATATTTTGTAGTGTCCTGAGGTAAATGTTTTCCTGGGTGCCCAGTGTTGGCTGGTGATGCTAAACGTGTGCGCTTGTCTTCCAGAGCCCAAGACCGTCTCTGCTGGTCCGCAGAGAGATGAAGACTTCGAGGGAGCCCAGTGGAGCTGTGAAGAATGCACCTTCCTCAACCACCCTGCACTGAACCGCTGTGAGCAATGTGAGATGCCGCGCTGCACCTGAGCCCGGCCCGGCCCACACAACCACGCCTCCTCCCGCTGGCTCCCCACCCacgtctgtgtgaccctccttTGTCAATCGATATTACCCCTCCCACCTGCTGAGGAAGAGCCactacccccccacaccccccccgcAACCATCCCATGCACTTTGACCCGTCTGGATTACAGGAAGACATTTTCACAGGAGGATGGCGGGTGACTGTTCCCGTGGCAACCCGAGAGGGGAAGGGCTGGCTATCGGGTAGTAGCGGGTGAGCCGACAGAACGACAAATGAGGCACTGTTGTTTTTAGAGTATGGAGGACGAGGCGGTATGGCGTACCGAGTGAACATTCCGTTGCAGAATGACCGAGACTGCCCCGTTTACAGGACTGATCACATTCCCACTCCCACTGGCGGACAGTGCCACCGTCCTGACCGTTTAGCTGAGCTGCACTCTGACAGGGGGACAATGGCTAAAAGAAAGAGTCCAATGAACTAATCCTGAAGTAGACTATACACTGTATTGGCTCTGTACCAAGAGCTCCTTCCTTCATCCAGTGAAGAACACTAAAGAGACTTGCAAATGAATATATTCCTGGTACTTTTATGTGTATCATTGCTCACACTGTATTATGTGTTATGAAGATGTAGATTTT
The nucleotide sequence above comes from Esox lucius isolate fEsoLuc1 chromosome 8, fEsoLuc1.pri, whole genome shotgun sequence. Encoded proteins:
- the tab3 gene encoding TGF-beta-activated kinase 1 and MAP3K7-binding protein 3, with the translated sequence MAQGGPQLDYHILQDLKQRFPEIPEGVVSQYLLQNNNNLDICCHLLAQESNRYLYGEYHSPEEVRLSRNHMLHIQLDYPPPSEGKSNGGGRSLVHSSSDGHIEPQRAGFSEPLSAPANIAPLLGYNPFFMNDHAGRSASTPTPPPMAGMSPTYAPVPRYTMNPITVSLPQNLPTALQIPASHYSSSGGSALYTRPSPSQSPQPSPWPSSGQPGYQASPYNTPTYHSPYSSPQHHVQPQHQPQHQVQPQHQVQPQHQVQPQHQVQPQHQPQQTHVFLPISPPTPASMPYQSQQIYRPYLPKSTLKNQIEITLEGLPPRSNSPVHCPQGQSLYLTSSPSPSSPQRALSLSGGGPNTFHPGVYMHPGPARPRPASSPQPGSQPGYTVKIKVSPGQALQQRPPSGSPPVSSPPESLLNMVDQGEQHALAPAPILPISALPANISCNITNRMPRRSSSGSDDYAYTQALLLHQRARMERLMKELLMERQKLEQLKADVNDKEYDALQRRFRRVNSTSLIPKPEEMTRLRSLNRQLQIDIDCTLKETDLLQSRGRFDPKAENSFYKDIQPGPGIPPKVVQKEPKTVSAGPQRDEDFEGAQWSCEECTFLNHPALNRCEQCEMPRCT